GAACTGCTTGCGCTGGATGGTCTCGACGCCGGTCGCCAACCGGCGGTCCGGATTGGACACGGCAACGCCAATGGTCTTGGTGCCGAGGTCAAGGCCGATCAACCCGCCGCGTTCGGGCCAGTGGGTTGCAGCATCGACGAGGGGCAGGATAAGAGCCGGCATGGGACTAGCGCATATCATGCGTCGCGCCGCGGAGTGAACCCAGAACGTGGATGCCCTGACACTATTCGGCTTGTTTGCCGTGACAGCAATGCTGGTCACTTACGCCCTCGAAGACCGCAGCCATTGGTTCGTGCTGCTGTTCGCCGCCGCGTGCGCGCTCGGCTCGGCCTACGGCTTCCTGCAAGGGGCCTGGCCGTTCGGCCTCGTCGAGGCGATCTGGGCCATGGTGGCGCTGCGGCGGTGGTCGATCAGGCCGCGATGATGTCGTCAGCTCCAGTCAGGCATGACAGGAAGCCCCGAAGCGCGCTCGATTGATGGCCAGCGCGGCGCCGGATGAACAGCGTCGCGACGCGCCCGTGTGCCGGGCTCAGCGGGTGCATGGTCACGTTGCCGGTCATCGCGCTGCGCTCGACCACGGCGCGCGGCAGCAGCGTGACGCCCATGTCGGCGGCGACGCAGCCGATCATTCCGTCAAGCGTGCCGAGCTCGAAGCGCGCCGCCGAGGGCCAGCCGAACTCGACAAAGATCTGCTCGAGGCGCTGGCGGTAGGTGCACCCGGTGCGGAACACCAGCGCGGTCGGACCCGACTCGGGCGTGCCGGCGCGAAGCTCGGCAAGCGAGCCCCAGCGCCGCGCGCTGACCAGAACCAGCTCTTCGCGGAATGCGCTTGTCACGGTGAGGTCGTCGTGGGCGATCGGCCCGGCGACGAACGCGCCATCAAGCGCACCTTCGAGGATACCGGCGACGAGATCGGCGGTTGTTGACGTGCGCAAAGAGAGGCGCACCGCCGGGAAGCGGCGGTGGAAGTCGGCGAGCAACGGCGGAAGCCGCACCGCAGCCGTCGTTTCCATCGAGCCGATCGACAGAGGTCCCTTCGCCTCGCCGTCGTCGCGTGCCGCGAGCAGGGCTTCGCGCGACAGCGCGGCCATCCGCTGCGCGTAGGGGAGCAGGCGCTTGCCGGCACCGGTCAATGCCATGCCGCGGCTGTGGCGCTCGAACAATGGCGTCCCGATCTCGGCCTCCAAGGCCTTGATGCGCTGGGTGACATTGGATTGCACCGTGTTGAGCTCTTCGGCGGCACGGGTGATGCCGCCGGTGCGGGCGACCGCGGCAAAGGTCTGGATGTCGCTCAGTTCCATGGCGTCGTTTCGCTTTTGTGATGGCAGCGTTCGCAACAATTCATTTTTCGAGAATGCTAGATGGGCCTAATCTGTCTGTCCAGAGCGGGAGAGCCCATGCCGATCGCCACACCGCTGACGGAGCTTCTCGGGATCAGGCATCCGATCCTGTCGGCGCCGATGGATACGATCGCGGGCAGCAGGCTGACGCGCGCCGTCAGCGCGGCCGGAGGCTTCGGCATTCTGGGTGGCGGCTATGGTGACCGCGCCCGACTTCAGGTCGAGGCCGCGGAGCTGAAGGGATTTGCGCCGTTCGGGATCGGCTTCATCACCTGGAGCCTGGCAAAGCAGCCCGAACTTCTCGACATCGCGCTCGAAGCGCAGCCGCAGGCGGTCATGCTGTCGTTTGGCGATCCCGCGCCGTTCGCGCCGCGCATCAAGGCAAGCGCCGCGCGATTGATCTGCCAGGTGCAGAGTGAGGACATGGCGAAACAGGCGCTCGATGCCGGCGCGGAGATTTTGATCGCGCAGGGGACGGAGGCGGGCGGCCACGGCGCTTCGCGCACCACGGTCGATATCGTGCCCGCGATCGTCGATCTCGCGGCCGGGCGCGTGCCTGTCGTCGCGGCCGGCGGGATCGCCGATGGCCGCGGCCTCGCCGCGATGATGATGCTCGGTGCATCCGGCGTGCTGATCGGTACACGCTTCTATGCGAGTGTCGAGGCCAACGGCGCGGACGCGGCCAAGGAGCGCATTCGCACGGCCGATCCAAACGACACCGTGCGCGGCGTCATCGTCGACTGGTCGCGGAACCTGTTCTGGCCGGCGCCGTTCACCGCGCGAACCCTGGTCAACGACCACATCAGGCGCTGGACCGGTCGCGAAATCGAGCTGATGCAGCGCGCCAGTGAAATTGCCAGGGACTATGCCGCGGCAAAAATGGCGGGCGATTTCGAAATTGCGGCTGTCTTCGCGGGAGAGGCGGTCGGCCTCATCCATGATATTCCACCTGCGGCCGAGATCGTCGAGCGGATTGCGTCCGAGGCCGAGCAGTTGTTGGCCGGCCGGCGCAACTCGCTTTCTTCTTTCCCTTCTCCCCTTGCGGGAGAAGGTGGCGCGTAGCGCCGGATGAGGGGTTCTGTCCGCGGAGAATGAATCTAAATTCGAGAGGTCTGCATCCGCGGAAGCAACCCCTCACTGTCTCGCCGCTATCGCGGCGATCCACCCTCTCCCACAAGGGGAGAGGGTAAGAGCGAGAGAGACCAACCATGTGGCCTGACCGTCGACTGATCGATCTGTTCAAGACCGAATTCCCGATCGTGCTGGCGCCGATGGCCGGCGTGATGGATGCGGAGCTGGTGATCGCCGTGGCCGAGGGCGGTGGACTTGGATCATTGCCGAGTGCCATGCTTTCGCCGGAGAAGGCGCGCGAGCAGGTCAACATCATTCGCCAGCGCGTGAAGGCGCCGGTGAACATGAACTTCTTCTGCCACACGCCGATCGAGCTCACCGCGGAGGCAGATGCGCGCTGGAAGCAGCGGCTCGCCGGCTATTACACCGAGCATGGTCTCGATCCGGCGGCGCCCATCAATGCGGCCAATCGGGCGCCCTTCGATGCGGCCTTCTGCGAGGTCGTCGAGGAGCTGAAGCCCGAGGTCGTCAGCTTTCATTTCGGCTTGCCGGAGCCAGAGCTGCTCAAGCGCGTCAAGGCGGCGGGCTGTCTCGTCATCTCGTCCGCGACGACGGTGAAGGAAGCGGTCTGGCTCGAACAGCGCGGTGTCGATGCCGTCATCGCGCAGGGTGCCGAAGCGGGCGGCCACCGCGCCATGTTCCTGACCGAGAAGATCGCCGAGCAGCCCGGCACCTTTGCGCTGGTGCCGCAGGTCGTCGATGCCGTGAAGGTGCCGGTCATCGCGGCCGGCGGCATCGCGGACGGGCGCGGCATCGCCGCCGCCTTCGCACTCGGTGCCTCCGGCGTGCAGATCGGCAGCGCCTATCTGCGCTGCCCGGAGTCCAAGGTCAGCGCGGGCGGCCGCAAGGCACTCGCTGAGGCGCGGGACGATTCCACCGTGATCACCAATGTGATGACCGGGCGCCCGGCGCGCGGTGTCCAGAACCGCCTGATGCGCGAGGCCGGGCCGATCTCGCCGGACGCGCCGCCGTTTCCCCATGCGGCGACCGCGCTCGGGCCGCTCAAGACGGCTGCCGAGAAGCAGGGCAGGGTGGATTTCACCAACCTGTGGGCCGGACAGGCCGTGGCCCTGGGGCGCGAGGTCCCCGCGGCCCAATTGACCCGTGATCTTGCCAAATCGGCGTTGGCCCGCATGAAAGCGCTGGCCGGCTAGCTTAGGCTATTGTTTGCACATGGTCTTTTCGGAAAACCGCGTCACACTTTTCCGGACCATGCGCTAGCGCCGGTTGCGGCGCAAAACCGGCCTCTGCTATACGGCACATGGGTTTTGCCGTGAGAGGCCTTATATAATGTCCGTCGACGCCGCTACCGTCCGCCGTATCGCGCATCTGGCGCGCATTGCGGTTGCTGAGGATGAGGTTCCGCCTCTGCAAGGCGAGCTCAACGCCATGCTCGCCTTTGTCGAGCAGCTCTCGGAGGTCAATGTCGAGGGCGTGGAGCCCATGACCTCGGTGACGCCGATGCAGATGAAGAAGCGGCAGGACGTGGTCAATGACGGCGGGATCGCCGACGATATCGTTGCCAACGCGCCTGCGACCGAAGGTCACTTCTTCCTGGTGCCGAAGGTCGTCGAGTAATCGGCATAGCGTTTTCGAGCGAAGTGGCTGCCGGTTCGCATCAAGAAAACGCGTCAAACTAAAGAGTCTTGGGACCAAGTCCGATGTGCATGCTTTGCGACGATGAGAAGGCCTATCAGGCCTACATGAACTACCTCGACAAGATGGAGCGGCAGGGCAAGGCTGCCGATCCCAATGTCGCGGTCAATGCCGTGCTCGACGAGCTCCAGGCCGCCGCGAATGCGGCCGAAAAAAAAGACGACCCGGCCAACGACAAGACCCTGTCTCCGTTCTTCTGCAGCCCGATCAATAAATGACCGATTTGACATCGCTGACGCTCGCCGAGGCCCGCAAGGGTCTCGCCGACAAGACTTTCACGTCGCTGGAGCTGACCGAGGCGCATCTTTCCGCGATCGAGAGAGCGCGCCTGCTCAACGCCTATGTTCTGGAGACGCCGGATCAGGCGCGCGCGATGGCACGCGAGGCGGATGCCAAGCTCGCCAAGGGTGAGGCCGGCCCGCTCGCCGGCATCCCGCTCGGCATCAAGGATCTGTTCGCGACCAAGGGCGTGCGCACCACGGCCTGTTCGAAGATCCTCGGCAATTTCGTGCCGACCTATGAGTCCACCGTGACCTCGCAGCTCTGGCGCGACGGCGCGGTGATGCTCGGCAAGCTCAACAATGACGAGTTCGCGATGGGCTCGGCCAACGAGACCTCGTGCTTCGGTCCCGTCGGCAATCCCTGGCGGCGTGAGGGCAGCAACACCACGCTGGTGCCGGGCGGCTCGTCCGGCGGCTCGGCCTCCGCTGTTGCCGCGCTGCTGTGCATGGGCGCGACCGCGACCGACACCGGCGGCTCGATCCGTCAGCCAGCGGCGTTCACCGCCACAGTCGGCATCAAGCCGACCTATGGCCGCTGCTCGCGTTGGGGCATCGTCGCCTTCGCCTCCTCGCTCGACCAGGCAGGACCCATCGCCCGCACGACGCGCGATGCCGCGATGCTGCTGCGCTCGATGGCCGGTCACGACCCGAAGGACACCACCTCGGTCGACATTGCCGTGCCCGATTACGAGGCGGCGATCGGCAAGTCCGTGAAGGGCATGAAGATCGGCATTCCCAAGGAATACCGCCTCGACGGCATGCCGGCCGAGATCGAGAAACTGTGGAGCGAGGGCGCGGCGTGGCTGAAAGCCGCCGGTGCCGAGCTGGTCGAGGTGTCGCTGCCGCACACGAAGTATGCGCTGCCGGCTTATTACATCGTGGCGCCGGCGGAGGCGTCCTCGAACCTCGCTCGCTATGACGGCGTCCGCTACGGTCTGCGCGAGCAGGCCAAGACCATCACCGAGCTCTACGAGAACACCCGCGCCAGCGGCTTCGGCGCCGAGGTGCGTCGCCGCGTCATGATCGGCACCTATGTGCTCTCGGCCGGCTATTACGACGCCTACTACCTGCGCGCCCAGAAGGTGCGCACGCTGATCAAGAAGGATTTCGAGGATTGCTTCGAGAGGGGCGTCAACGCGATCCTGACCCCGGCGACGCCGTCGGCCGCGTTCGGCATCGGCGAGAAGGGCGGGGCTGACCCGGTCGAGATGTATCTCAACGACATCTTCACGGTGACGGTGAACATGGCGGGCCTGCCTGGTATCGCCGTGCCATCAGGCAAGGACAGCCAAGGCCTGCCGCTCGGCCTGCAATTGATCGGCCGTCCGTTCGAGGAAGAAGCGCTGTTCTCGCTCGGCGAGGTGATCGAGCAGGCGGCCGGCCGCTTCACGCCCGCGAGGTGGTGGTGAATGTCTCAGGCTTCATCGCGAGCCTCGACGGCGCGGCACCCGCGCCGGAGCTGAACGCGCCGCTCAGAGGTCTCTGGTGGGCTGCGAAGGGCGACTGGGACCAGGCGCACAAGATCGTCCAGGACGACGAGGGGCGCGACGCCGCCTGGGTGCACGCTTATCTGCACCGCGTCGAAGGCGACCTCGGCAATGCCGGCTACTGGTATCGCAGGGCCGG
This genomic interval from Bradyrhizobium guangzhouense contains the following:
- a CDS encoding LysR family transcriptional regulator, with amino-acid sequence MELSDIQTFAAVARTGGITRAAEELNTVQSNVTQRIKALEAEIGTPLFERHSRGMALTGAGKRLLPYAQRMAALSREALLAARDDGEAKGPLSIGSMETTAAVRLPPLLADFHRRFPAVRLSLRTSTTADLVAGILEGALDGAFVAGPIAHDDLTVTSAFREELVLVSARRWGSLAELRAGTPESGPTALVFRTGCTYRQRLEQIFVEFGWPSAARFELGTLDGMIGCVAADMGVTLLPRAVVERSAMTGNVTMHPLSPAHGRVATLFIRRRAGHQSSALRGFLSCLTGADDIIAA
- a CDS encoding NAD(P)H-dependent flavin oxidoreductase, producing MPIATPLTELLGIRHPILSAPMDTIAGSRLTRAVSAAGGFGILGGGYGDRARLQVEAAELKGFAPFGIGFITWSLAKQPELLDIALEAQPQAVMLSFGDPAPFAPRIKASAARLICQVQSEDMAKQALDAGAEILIAQGTEAGGHGASRTTVDIVPAIVDLAAGRVPVVAAGGIADGRGLAAMMMLGASGVLIGTRFYASVEANGADAAKERIRTADPNDTVRGVIVDWSRNLFWPAPFTARTLVNDHIRRWTGREIELMQRASEIARDYAAAKMAGDFEIAAVFAGEAVGLIHDIPPAAEIVERIASEAEQLLAGRRNSLSSFPSPLAGEGGA
- a CDS encoding NAD(P)H-dependent flavin oxidoreductase, with amino-acid sequence MWPDRRLIDLFKTEFPIVLAPMAGVMDAELVIAVAEGGGLGSLPSAMLSPEKAREQVNIIRQRVKAPVNMNFFCHTPIELTAEADARWKQRLAGYYTEHGLDPAAPINAANRAPFDAAFCEVVEELKPEVVSFHFGLPEPELLKRVKAAGCLVISSATTVKEAVWLEQRGVDAVIAQGAEAGGHRAMFLTEKIAEQPGTFALVPQVVDAVKVPVIAAGGIADGRGIAAAFALGASGVQIGSAYLRCPESKVSAGGRKALAEARDDSTVITNVMTGRPARGVQNRLMREAGPISPDAPPFPHAATALGPLKTAAEKQGRVDFTNLWAGQAVALGREVPAAQLTRDLAKSALARMKALAG
- the gatC gene encoding Asp-tRNA(Asn)/Glu-tRNA(Gln) amidotransferase subunit GatC, giving the protein MSVDAATVRRIAHLARIAVAEDEVPPLQGELNAMLAFVEQLSEVNVEGVEPMTSVTPMQMKKRQDVVNDGGIADDIVANAPATEGHFFLVPKVVE
- the gatA gene encoding Asp-tRNA(Asn)/Glu-tRNA(Gln) amidotransferase subunit GatA translates to MTDLTSLTLAEARKGLADKTFTSLELTEAHLSAIERARLLNAYVLETPDQARAMAREADAKLAKGEAGPLAGIPLGIKDLFATKGVRTTACSKILGNFVPTYESTVTSQLWRDGAVMLGKLNNDEFAMGSANETSCFGPVGNPWRREGSNTTLVPGGSSGGSASAVAALLCMGATATDTGGSIRQPAAFTATVGIKPTYGRCSRWGIVAFASSLDQAGPIARTTRDAAMLLRSMAGHDPKDTTSVDIAVPDYEAAIGKSVKGMKIGIPKEYRLDGMPAEIEKLWSEGAAWLKAAGAELVEVSLPHTKYALPAYYIVAPAEASSNLARYDGVRYGLREQAKTITELYENTRASGFGAEVRRRVMIGTYVLSAGYYDAYYLRAQKVRTLIKKDFEDCFERGVNAILTPATPSAAFGIGEKGGADPVEMYLNDIFTVTVNMAGLPGIAVPSGKDSQGLPLGLQLIGRPFEEEALFSLGEVIEQAAGRFTPARWW